ttggatatagctgccatatagaccgatcctccgatttagggtcttaggcccataaagccacatgtattatccaattttgctgaaattcgggacagtgagttgtgttaggctcttcgacatcctccatcaatttggcttagatctgtttagatttgggtatagctgccatatagaccgatcctccgatttaggtcttaggcgcataaaagccaaaattttgtacccgattttgctgaaatttgggacagtgagttaagttaggcccttcgatatccttctttaatgtggccctgatcggttcagatttggatatagctgccatataggccgatctctcgatttaaggtctggcggccataaaaggcgcatttataatccgatttcactgaaatttgacacagtgacttatgttaggcttttcgacatctgcgtcgtatacggttgagatcggtttatttttagatatagctactaaaaaaaacaatattttgttgtacacaattgaacaatgacttgtacttgttagtttttggtctaaatcggatcatatttcgatataactgctatgggacataaggtatgcaattttcaacggattttgatgaaaggtggttacaaatatacccgaggtggtgggtacccaaagttcggcccgcccgaacttaacgccgtgtAATAACAGCCAATGTCATGGTGGTTGCTACGGCATCGCAGAATATGGCAAAGGGTTGTTGCGCAGCTCTCAAAGAATGATGTTGGGTTGATGATCGCATATTGTAGCAATGCATTTGTTTTCGACGGATGGCATTGATAGAAAAATGCCATATTTGCAGGCCTTTACATACGCATATGAATACcgtaaaattatttgaaatttttaacgattcaatgattttttggcgagtttaaacaaaatatgCCAAAAATGTTTAGTGATATGAACCAGGTGCTTCAATTGTTGTCTGGAGTTTTAAAAATTGTGTATTGTttccttcaaaattttaaaaagattaATTTAAAATCAGCAAACAATTCTTACTGgtatcagcaaacttatttttttgagtgtatataAAATTGATTATTAGAATTTGATGTGTACAATGTATTTAAgatacattttgttttattgaatGATCATGGCCAGTCACAATAAATTTCCTTATGGTCGATTTGTTTTGGTAGAAAATGtttaattaaaacattgtatttCTTATCTCTTCTTTAGCTATCAATAGCTAGCATTGTTTTAAATCTCAGTTTAATTATGTCATTTGCCTACATTAGCCCGTAAAACATATGTTTAGAGTGCTAGCCAATGGTATGTGTGTATCGAAAAGCTTTGAAGAAATTATTAACCAGCATTAAAACACAGAAATTCatgcacaaaacttaatgaaccAGACCAAAATATTTTGGTCTTTTGTATCACAAGGCgtgaaaaggaaattttgttaaatgtctATTCTTAAcataaaatatagaaaaaaatttcaaagatttttcTGTGCAACTGCGCTCCTATGCGATAAGTTTCGGTGGGACAGAGCCGAAAATTTTCGGTGAGTTAACAAACTACATAATAAAACAGTAGCCGTTGgatggagcggacgtgttttcatttcgctcctcaaagaaaaataaccGTATCTCGCAATAGGTTCTTcctattatgaaaaattttaaaggctTTTTGgaataggctcaaaatggacttcaaagacccaatagctgcggtggtggtgtcagatcgtagcatgttgtcctcccctcatATAGGTGTGGGTTCCTTGGCACctatagtcgagagtaatgcttcaagcacacaactagtcgtcagaccaacaaatgaggaagagacgggaaaaccagagggatgcgcaGTTCGTCTCCAGCCTTTAAGTATGGTGGTGTTTTGGACTCGGATTCGGACAGCGGCAGTGTCAATGAAGCAGTCTTcgtagccgaatcgagagatgagggcatcgggatgacggcagaagtgagcgatggctttgctaggCTCACAAGCAAAACGAGATAGCGATCCgcggcacgacgaaggagacagaggtatatgtaccggcagcgcaatcgggcgaaagtgcaggatgctggaagggatagaactgacattccaagcacctCTACGAAAGCTgtaaagagaatcagatctcccgaagagcacaaCACTTCCCCCTTCCaccacggaaggggaagatgatcGCTGAGAGGAGTCGTCCTCTTATGCCAAAATGGCAAGGAAgcacttatgcagtcatcaatatcggcagtgtatctggtaggattccaccagatcatcggtcccaagtggaggaatTAGTTAACCAGGGGATtttgtgtggaactctgtagagggtccatccatacaaatgatgagctgtgagtatagaggggacatctttaccaTGCGTTTTGATTCGGCGGATTGTATTggtaccgtcaaacagctcgtcagaggtattcacgttccctgggagggcgcaaagctcgacctgatgagaaagatggacatccccagctcacaaaggcgacagtcttcatcaagggatggggcagtaaatttgcgacggagcGCATGGGCAAGCAAATCCAAGGTTTGTTCGcagagaaatgggaggtcttccatagggaggagaagaaggaaggatcaagtctccgtgacaagtttggcaaaGACTAAAGGCAAGGCGCAATACGGGTCAAGGCTGTCTTTTCCATGATTGGGAAtgctaggataggcagaaattctcatattgagacatcaggctgTGCAGTGGTAGGGGACTCAATACCGCCTTACAAACAGGGGgttgacgacgagacaatcaacGCTTCTCTCAATATTGAAAATacaaggataagcaaagattttgcagtgcaggggcgagagacgaATAGTGAGCCGACGATGGtgccatcacctactcccaagtagcccatttacttaagatttagaAGACTAAGATAGACAAGGaacctagtattgaaacatcaggcagtacagggactggaaactcaatacagcctaacgaacaggaacccaatgatggaaccattaccgattactataaagattcggaaggctaggataggcaaagaacctaatacgataacataaggcagtgcagtgacaggaaagtgaatgcagcctaaagaacagggaacggacgatgagaccatcacccactcccaagtaGCCTATTTAATGGAAGACCAATGATGAAGGTCATCTaaataaacctccaccgaaagctatatttaaatctataagtatatctaaatatgtctATATCTAAAACTTAAATCtaagcaaacaaattcacaaataataccatgtaccacaatGGTTGATTGTCAATTTGGACATATATCCAAGTGTGTTTAACAAAAGATCTCTATCGTTCATAACACTTGTATGATGTATAATAACTACTGTACTTTCATTTGAACTTGCATTGTACTTAAGTAGATAAAAAGTCATCAATCGTTGCGCACTAACCTCGCATCTAATCCTCGCACAGTTTTATTAGAATTGCTTAAGCAGGAGGATTAATATTAATTTCCAATGCATAACATTTAAAGTTCATTTTTGCCAGGATGTATTTCAGTGGCAGGAATgtaatatgttttattttattgggtAGAATAGTCAATGCAAACTATCTGCCTGTCCATTGCCAGTAGGTCACCATACCGCTTCTTTCAAACGTACGGATAATTGTGGCAATATTATTGAACGTGGATGCTTAACTGAGTTCATCAaccaaatgaaatttgaaatgaacgCTGTCAGCTCTGTCTCCCAATGCCTGGTAGGGAATGTACAGAGGATTGGATACCGAGAATTACTGCAGGCGCATCCCAAGCTTCAATGTATTTTCTTTTGCTGTTAATAATTGCTCTTGATTTCAAATGCAAATATGAAATATAAGCTGCGGTATATTTAAATTGTATTTATGCCATATCATAAGAATTGAAAAATAGTTTAAGaaccgtactgagaaggctcacaaatgttgggcacgaaatggggcctgaatccgaggatctACAagaacgtgattagaccaatacttacttacgccttagtagtttggcggactgctatggagaaaaagtgcaacataaggaccatacaacaggttcagagaacatgttgtcttggcataggcggagcgatgaggaccacgctcactagggcactgaagactattctagatatccgacccactgacatacagattaagtgtgaggcagccactgcggctatgagacttaaggcgatgggacaatggattgaggatgggagcagctcataccatcgcggtataatcgagatgacgataggaagcctggaaggaagggaagaggcttccgaccggatacctgagataaactttgaagtcgagtgcgaggcactgctgccatcggcacagtcttggattgacggaactctagtattgccatgtggaagatcgtgttacacgaatggatcaaagctagaggacagagtgggcctgggggtttacattgagaacctagtgactgagatctgttttagactgcctgaccatgatatggtcctgcaggcggagatccgggcgatcacggaattcgtgaagtggtgtggtgctaacgcgaggacgtcgagtgtgaacatctttactgacagtaaaattgccataagggcaataacaacccggacggtaaggtcacgaacagtcttgcagtgtaagaaggagattaaagccttctctgaggatggcaaaatccgcatcgtttgggtgccggctcttaacggagtaaggggatatgaaacgatttggcggtgaaggccagaggactgccgtcaataaacttggttaacccgaagcctttcgggttgacgcagtccgagttaagggagtgggctacGAATGGgcgtgcaacattgtggaacagcgaaacggggggatccagatcgtgagaagacgaggctattactgaaaggtagcaagaaggaggtcagtatagctattggtatcataacggaacacattggactacgagctcacttatgtaaaatcggtgcggcaagtgtagggcatgcggggaagatgatgagacgttggagacgtttcctttgtcattgcccggctttcgcgtccaacagaatatcagacatgaaccaacttaggggagtggtattgaaaacaattaaggattttgtaagtagcacggaattcctaatttaaaattttttgttttagagtttactttatagtttttagagcgcacaacaaaccgatttctGGCTttgatgtatgtccatagtggcatggggcggatgaaTATATGCATCCtcttctcaacctaacctaacctaacctagtttaAGCTTTGAGTTAGAACTAGATGTTTccatttgtttaatttattttttctaataaGCGACACACTTCCGAAACCTTAGAGCACTTCCTATGCCAATGCCTTTCGTAAAAGAAAAACTATGACAAATTCCAATGAATTTTAAAACTTATATTGAATTTAGATGGTAGTTACTTAAGGGTTCCATAACCAATTTCATTGTAAAGTTTCTGCGTAAAGTGGATATGtaataaattcaatattttgttatgctacACTTGACGAAATTTGTTACTCAATACACAtacagagaattttttttttgcttaaacagCCAACATATACGTCAAACCACATTTTTACGGTGGCAAACTAATAGTTCTGCTATTGGGACATATATGATATCCCTATTTTCTTGTTTCAACGATAAACAATAATCGCAATATAAGCATAGTGCACCCAGGGAAATAAGTTTTATGATGTCAGCACACACTGACTGCTGatttaaaatcgatttttttacttttgaagAAAcccatatcaaatttttgtacTTATTTGTACGACAATtgttatataaaaatgtaaatgttTGGCAATTTTATGTTTCAATTTACTATTTAACAGCATAAATATGACTTCAGCAATTATTTTGTCTACAGTTGTTCAAAAAATTATGTGAAAAACTGTCTGGCATATACCCTTAAAATTAGAAGATAAGAAGTAAAACGAAGTTTTTTTGTGTATtgctaatgcaaatttgtccatgaatattccattaaagaacttcttacatttcaatgagtactgtccgattcaagttttagctcaatgatgaggCAACCCctgcagtacgacacctctttgaggagaagtttttgcatggcagtatctcacaaatgtcgtcagaaccaacgctgaaaatatttgctgatCACACGGATTCGAACCGCGGCGTTTAGCGCCATAGACGTAAATATTAAACACTGTACTACGGCGGTTAATATATACTTCTACCACATTTTACCATCtgaagaaaacagaaaaaacagcagaacatttttgctattttaccAAACAATTAccgctttcccattttcatcagatgttttgttgttggagctaacatttttgctggtttcactCACacatttctctgggtgtagttTTTAATAAACTCTTTGTATCAGTGTTTAACATACTCAACCATGGAGAGGTACTCTACGCCTTACGATTGTTGAAGCCTTTTACAAACATGGGCGTTCGAATCAAATAAGTCTTCAACCGGGGATTGATTTGTGGGCAAATTTCAAGaagaccaccgtggcgcagagtttggcatgtcagcctatgatgccgaccgcctgggttcaaataccggcgtgaacatcagaaaaaatatcccCTTATAAATGCTGGTTACATCTACAAGGTATCCAACCATGGTAAAAtggtggtgtcgctctgcgacacGCTGTtcggaggccccatatcattgagctaaaacttgagtAGGACTGCACTTTTTCATATGAGAGGAGTATCCCCTGCTCCTtgatggaaagttcatgggagaGTATGAATCTTTTTCTGATTTGCATGAGCTGTTgtcatggttaggttaggtttaagtggcagtctgccaatAGACTcaattagacgttttcgtccattgtgataccacaggaacaaaagaaggaaactgccttctagttccaaccgttgaaccatccagattgatTTAAAAACGCCCAGACCaataatcagacaggttctcaaagaaatgagaacctaaagtgaaactccttctgactgctagtgcgggacacacacacagaatatgttctatagtctcttcttcttcgatgtcctcagagcttctgcaaaagtcgttgctggtaaccttcagtctgtcagcatattttccgattagacagtgacctgtcatgacggacacaatgactgagacgtctgttctagccaatgatagcaaagcagtagacctcatcaagtctagattaggccacatagttttggaatgctcacacctccctctttgtgaccatctacattcgttgtccttcgggcctggtcctgaaaacctaggttacatgtcgctagaggcatacccacagatttcagtatccctggaatgtgtagggtagttcctagtctcacaagctcgtccactttacaattccctgggatatctctgtggcccggcacccagaacaggtgaattttgaattgttcagccatctcgttgagagatctgcgacagccgagggcggtttttgtgttcagaaatgcgttctccaggggtttaatggctgcctggctgtctgagaagatatttatgccaatcgtcgtaatgtcaTTATATCTCAACCATTccgccacttccttaattgcaaggatctctgcttgaccagttctagatctttagagtacaccccaaagcccacctggtcgttttgcTTAGAACCATCCGTATGGAAGTCTATGTTATTTCTGTTACATGAGAGcacttaaaaaacaaataaaagcgtgctaagttcggccggaccgaatcttatataccctccaccatggatagcatttgtcgagttcttttcccggcatctcttcttaggcaaaacaggatataagaaaagatttgctctgctattagagcgatatcaagatatggtccggtttggaccacaattaaattatatgttggagacctgtgtaaaatgtcagccaactcgaataagaattgtgccctttggggtctcaagaagtaaaatagagagatcgatttatatgggagctgtatcgggctatataccgattcagatcataataaacacgtatgttgacggtcatgagagaatccgtcgtacaaaatttcaagcaaatcggataataattgtgacctctacaggctcaagaagtcaagatcccagatcgatttatatgacagctatatcaggttatgaaccgatttgaaccatacttggcacggttgttggatatcaaaatacttcgtgccaaaattcattcaaatcggataagaattgcgccctctagtggcacaagaagtcgagacccaagatcggtttatatgacagctatatcaggttatagaccgatttgtaccattcttggcacagatgttggatatcatgacaaaacatgtcgtgtgaaatgtcattccaatcggataagaattgcgcactctagaggctcaagaagtcaagacccaagaccggtttatatggcagctatatcaggttatggaccgatttgaaccatacttggcacaattgttggatattataacaaaagacgttgtgccaaaattcattcaaatcggataagaattgcgccctctagaggctcaagaagtcaagacccaagatcggtttatatgacaactatatcaaaacatgaaccgatatggcccatttacaataccaaccgacctacactaataagaagtatttgtgaaaaatttcaaacggctagctttactccttcggaagttagcgtgctttcgacagacagacggtcggacggacggacggacagacggacggacatggctagatcgacataaaatgtcacgacgatcaagaatatatattctttatggggtctcagacgaatatttcgagtagttacaaacagaatgacgaaattagtataccccccatcttatggtggagggtataataaaaacacaaaaatatcgATGCATAAGATAATtaagaaaagagaaaaaccaAAATGACCTCGAGCTTgaatcaaaaacaacaacattgaatAAAAGGGTcgaattaaaaataatcaacATAAAAAACACacaacttaattttttgatttggcgTATGGACAAGTAATTGAATGTTGAACGCTACGCTGTTCCCATTTATATTTCTTGGGCTCAAAAAAGGTATGAAACTTGGGGTATTGTTTTAAttcttttgataaaaatttcgttCATTAAAACTGCATACTAAGCACGACCGCATAGcttgaataaaatcaaatttttgagtAAATAATTTATgagtattaaaaattttattttatttttatttaaatttttttgtttatttacattgtaagcatttaaaaattaaatttgcactaccttacttttttttctaaatacagGTTAGCACCATTTTCGAGTATATATTATGCATCGAAATAGAAATTGATTAAAACCATTAGAGAAAATCCCAACATAAGAGCTAGGAATTGAGCGATTCCAGCTATTTTTCGTCGTGAATTTTTATGTGCTGAAACTTTCTCTCGTGGAATTATCTCACATACGGTCACGTAAAGCAGCGTGCCTCCTGCAATACCCTGTATAATGGACAGGGCAGTGACCGACAACACCAAACTTGGAATGTCTACCAAAAGCATGCCCAGACCAATACCAACTGCAGCACCAAAACCAAATACGGATATACCAATAAGATGACCTTTTACATTTCCCGATAGGTTAGATATCATTTGAAGACCCAAGCAAAATGCCATTACGAATTTGTGGCATGCAACTGCTCCCATAAGAAACAGCACTTCCGAAGGTGTGTTCTGAACGCCGATTGCTATTCCTTCGATTGTTGAGTGTACTGATAAGGCGACAATTAGGCCTATGGTTGATATTGAGTGAAATTTAGTATGATTCTCGCTCTGGTGCGTCGAAGCATTGATGCTATCAATATTTTGATTGGGAGCATTGGGCAGCAAAGCATTTGATTCATTGTTAATAGTTCCATAACTGCTGCTGGTGATGCTGGATCTGGCATCCACCAATTGTGGCTGGGGAGTTCCAATAAGAAAATAGTGAAGTACTTCGTCCACAAAATAAATCAACAGAAATCCACCACAGAAGGTAATCTCAGCCCAATTTGAAGCCATTGCATCGCGAACATCGGGTAAAATGTGGATCAATGAAGTTGCCAATAGAACTCCGCCTCCAAAGCACAGCATCAACGACATTGTTAGTGGAAATCTTTGTCGATTCGTTCGAGATATCGTAGCTGGAAGCATTCCAAACAGAAAGCTTCCTAGGCAGAAAATCAACATAGCAATTAGTTTCTCCCTTACTCCTGTATTCGCCATACTTTTCGGCGTTGAGTATTTAATTTCTCgaaattcagaccatattgattCAGTACCCCGGCTTACGTTCATTGCTTAAAAACAAATATGTGTCCGATTACAATTGGAACAGCTCGACTCAAGTAAACTTTTTGAATTAATCTGATTCATTGTCGATGGCTGTTCCCCATCTGGGAGGCCTAACGTTTTTGTTCTCATATCAGCCAATTGTCAGCCAATTGGAAACTGCTGATTTCATCTcattgcaaatcatttatttatttttttttttttttttttgagaaagacATTTGCTTGCTTCCCCTATAAAACACTGAGATgatgaaaaattaagaattacgattaaaaataaaaagattcaTTTTACACAAACACTTCAAGTGCAATGAAACATGCATGGAAACGTGCCAAACTACACACTAATCGGTGAAAAATCCTAgcctatatcaatattagggtaGATTAATTTATAAGGGCAAAAAAACTGCACAGACACCATGCGGTATGAAAATAGTTATCTACGACGAATTTCAAATCGTGCTTGACAACCTAATCTAAATAGTAGGcactagtactgacttcgacttttcgcgGGAACAACTCTCCAAACACTCTATAAAAACGGTAACGAGTTCGGAGAGTAAAACattagcgacatgtcgctgcgtcaatgcaaatttcaattcaattaattGCTCCGAACTGGGTCACAAACACTCCGTTTCCATGCAGTTGCTATTGTTGTGTATCGTtgcatgttttttgtttgtgttatgtTGTCCAATAGAATGACGCACGTTTCGCAATCAATTAATAgacaattttcgtgtgaatgaAACGTCAACcatatacaaaaaatatttttattgcttCGCCACCTAATTCAGTAGCATCGCATTACATGTTTTGTTGTAATCATACAGCAAAAATGTTAAGGTATTTGCTAACTAGGCAAGCCCCCAATTGCCTGTCGTCTAATTTTCCATGAGACtacttttttccaaaatttacaAGTTTATTTGCAAGCCAAGATATTAAATAGCTTTCCGGTTGGACCATATTTCTAAATTGTattctctccaaagacaaaGATCCGGGTTTAAAGTTTGCGCTGTTACAAACTCGAATGTCACCTGCCAGACAAAGCATACTGTCCGGATTTTCATTGCAGTCCTCTTGTTCGACTACTGATCTTGAACAACTTTTCGCTGGAACAACTGTCCCAACACTCTATAAAAATGATAACGAGTTTTGAGAGTAAAACattagcgacatgtcgctgcgtcaaTGCAAATTTCGATTCAATTAATTGATCCGAACGGGGTCACAAACAACTCTGTTTCCATGCAGTTGCTATAGTTGTATATCGTTGCatgatttttgtttgtgttatgtTGTCCAATAGAATGCCGCACGTCTCGCAATCAATTAATACACTGACGCTGGATCTGGCTTCCACCAATTGTGGCTGGGGAGTTCCAATAAGAAAATAGTGAAGTACTTCGTCCACAAAATAAATCAACAGAAATCCACCACAGAAGGTAATCTCGGCCCAATTTGAAGCCATTGCATCGCGAACATCGGGTAAAATGTGGATCAATGAAGTTGCCAATAGAACTCCGCCTCCAAAGCACAGCATCAACGACATTGTTAGTGGAAATCTTTGTCGATTCGTTCGAGATATCGTAGCTGGAAGCATTCCAAACAGAAAGCTTCCTAGGAAGAAAATCAACATAGCAATTAGTTTCTCCTTTACTCCTGTATACGCCATAATTTTCGGCGCTGAGTATTTAATTTCACGAAATTCAGGCCATATTGATTCAGTACCCCGGCTTACGTTCACTGCTGAAAAACAAATAGGTGTCTGATTAAAATTGGAACAGCTCGACTCAAGTAATGTTGTTGAATTAATCTGATTCATTATCGATGGTTGTTCACCAGATGGGAGGCCTAACGTTTTTGTTCTCATATCAACCAATTGTCGACATTGCAAAAGATTCGTCGTAAACTGCTGATTTCATCTCATTGCgaatcatttattttttttttgcttttgcttgCTTCCCCTATATAACACTGAGATGATGAGAAATTAAAAATTacgattaaca
The genomic region above belongs to Stomoxys calcitrans chromosome 5, idStoCalc2.1, whole genome shotgun sequence and contains:
- the LOC106081342 gene encoding zinc transporter ZIP1-like translates to MNVSRGTESIWSEFREIKYSTPKSMANTGVREKLIAMLIFCLGSFLFGMLPATISRTNRQRFPLTMSLMLCFGGGVLLATSLIHILPDVRDAMASNWAEITFCGGFLLIYFVDEVLHYFLIGTPQPQLVDARSSITSSSYGTINNESNALLPNAPNQNIDSINASTHQSENHTKFHSISTIGLIVALSVHSTIEGIAIGVQNTPSEVLFLMGAVACHKFVMAFCLGLQMISNLSGNVKGHLIGISVFGFGAAVGIGLGMLLVDIPSLVLSVTALSIIQGIAGGTLLYVTVCEIIPREKVSAHKNSRRKIAGIAQFLALMLGFSLMVLINFYFDA